In Shewanella sp. GD04112, the sequence TCGTCGAATAAATCATCTGGAAACTGCCTCCCGCTTGGGCAAACACCACGCCAATCAAATAGGCCAAGGCCACCCCAAGCGCGCCGCCGCACAGACAAACCAACACGGCCTCAATTAAAAACTGCCGCAGAATATCGCTCTGGCGCGCCCCAACCGCCATGCGAACACCAATCTCGCGGGTGCGCTCGGTCACCGACACTAGCATGATATTCATCACCCCAATACCGCCCACGACGAGGGAAATCACCGCAATGGCCGAGATTAATAGCGTCATGGTCGCGGTAGTTTTCTCGATATTCTGGCGAATGGTATCCGTGTTAATGGTGAAGAAATCCTGGGTGCCGTGGCGCATCTTCAGCAGGCTAATAATGCCCTGCTCCGCCGCATTGCTCGGCACCGACTCATCGAGTCGCACGGTAATGCCATCTAAGTATTTTTTACCTACCATACGGCCAGAAACCGTCGTGTAAGGCACCCACACATTGAGGGCATCACTATTACCAAAGGCGCTTTCCTTAGGCTGAGTCACACCAATAATCCGCACCGGTAAATCCCCGAGGAAGATGACTTCCCCGATGGCAGAATTCATAGCGCCGCTACTGTTAGGGAACAGCTGTTTACGGGTGTTCTCGTCGATCACCGCATCTTGGGCTAACGCATTAACACTGTCATCGTCCCAAAACTGTCCTTGGGCAAGCTCATAGCCTCGAACACGGAAGAACTCTGGCCCTACGCCATTCACAGTCGCCGTGACCGCCTTATTGCCATAACGCACAGTCGCACTCGAGCCAATGCTCGGGGTGACGCTATCGACATAGGGTAAGTTTTTCAGTGCGTTGGCATCGCTTGCGGTCAAAGTTCGCACCCTTGCCGAGCGCCTATCACCAAAGCCTGAGCCGGGGCGAATGTCTATGGTATTGGTGCCCATCGAACTAATGCTCTTTAAGATTTCCCGCTGCGAGCCTTCCCCCAGCGCCACTACAGACACCACGGAGGCTATACCGATAATAATCCCGAGCATAGTTAAAAAGGTGCGCAATCTATGGGTCGACATCGCCAGCAGCGCCATTTTCAGGGCTTCGGCATATCTGTCCCATGCCGCCACGCGGGTGCGTGCCTTAGTCTTGGCGGGGATCACTTCGGTCTTAGGCACAGGCGCAATATTGGAGGCGGGATTAGGCTCATCGCTGATAATCACCCCGTCCTTAATCTCGATAATACGGTCGGCATGCTGGGCCACATGCATATCGTGGGTCACGATAATGATGGTCTGGCCCTCGCGGTGCAGCTCCTGTAACAGCCGCATCATTTCTTCGCCGCTGTGACTATCTAAGGCGCCAGTCGGTTCGTCGGCGAGGATCACATCGCCGCCATTCATCAACGCCCGCGCCACACTCACCCTTTGCTGCTGGCCGCCGCTGAGCTGATTCGGCTTATGGTCGAGGCGCTCACCTAAACCCAAACGCGATAATAAGCTTTCCGCCCGCTCCCGACGCTCTAAGCGATCTTTACCCGCATACACGGCGGGCACTTCGACGTTACCCACGGCATTAAGATCGCCAAGCAAATGATATCGCTGGAAAATAAAGCCAAAATGCTCGCGCCTCAGCTTTGCCAGTTCATCCACATCCATCTGCGAGGTATCTTGGCCATCGATAAAGTACGAGCCCTTTGAGGGTTTATCTAAACAGCCCAAGATATTCATCAGGGTCGACTTACCCGAACCCGAGGCGCCGACAATCGCCACCATCTCACCACGGGCGATGGAAAGATTAATATCTTTGAGTACAGTCAGTTGTTGCTCACCCGCCTGAAAACTGCGGTAACAAGCTGAGACTTCCAGTAATGGCTTACTCACGCTTAAAACCTCATTGGTGGGCCACGGAACTTCATGGTCGAACCGTCGGCGGGCATTCCGAGCACCACTTGATCGCCTTCGTTCAGGCCAGACAGGATTTCGGCATTGATTTTGTTATTAATACCGACAGTCACATCCACATATTGCACTTGGTTATTCACCAGCACTGGCACTTGATACTGCGGCCCACGGGATTTGCGATCGCTTGCCGATGCCGCTTTATCCCGCGGTTTAGCTCGTAGCACCTGTGATGGTACTAACAACGCATCATCGGCTTTAGCGAGCACAATCGAGATCTGCGCCGTCATGCCAATACGTAGGGTACGGTCGGGGTTTTCGACATCGAATAAGCCGTGGTAGTAGATGGCGTCCGAATCGCTGGAACTCATATTACTATCGTCACCATCCATGGAGGTGGGGCCGGGTTCAATCGCCCTTAGGGTGCCGCGATAAGGATGGTTGGGACGACCAAGAATCGTAAAGTACACCGCCAGCCCCGGATGCACATTGACTATATCCGCCTCGGAGATCTGTGCCTTGACCGTCATGGTATCGAGCTGCGCCATCTCAACTATGGTTGGCGTAGTTTGATTGGCGTTAACGGTTTGGCCCACTTCAACCGCAGAGTAAACGACCGTGCCATCCATGGGCGCGGTGATCTTGGTATAACCTAAATCGATTCTGGCACTGTCGACATTAATCTCAGCCTGTTGTTTTTGCGCCTGTAACTGCTCAAGCTCAGCTTGATAAACCGTCAGCGTGGCTTCGGCGGCTTCAAAGTCTGCGCGGGAGCTGGCCTTATCGGCAAGCATTTCCTGCTGACGGGTATATTCGAGTTTTGCCTGATGAATTTGCGCCTGCTTAGCGCGGTACTGGGCATTGATACTTTTAAGGGAAGCCAGTGCATTTTGCAGGTTGTTTTGCTGGGCAAGGCTGTCGATTTGCGCGATAAGGTCGCCCTTTTTCACCTCTTGGCCAAGATCCACAGGCAGACTCTGAATTTGCCCCGAGACTTGCGCGCCCACACTCACCAACTTGGAGGCCTGCAACATGCCATTAGCGAGCACCGAGTTTTCAATGTCGCCGCGCTTAACGGGTTCAGTCACATAGCTTGGGGCCGCCTCGGGTTTATGCAGCAGAAAATAAGCGCCGCCCCCGAGGAGGACTAAGCCACTTAAGATCAATATGAGTTTACGCTTTGAGGATTTTTTCATCTGAATCTGGGTGTCCATCAATGCCAATGGGCGCAAGCGTATATCTTGCGGGAGGAAAAATAGTGCAGTCAGTATATAGAGTTAGCTCAGCGCAGTAGACGAAGGAAATGTCGATATCAGGTAAAGATTTGCAAATATCTGTGTAGAAGTTTGAAACAGAGATCACGGCCGTAACAATTCCCACAAACGAGTCCTGATTCGTTTGCGATGGGTTATTGCCTCAACCTTATTGGTATCCGCCATAACAGGCTAATGAACGCAGGGCAGCATCAAGCTCTGGAACTAAAGTGCCATTGTCAGGCGCCGCAAAATTCAGCAAGTTCTCACTATCATGAACTTGGAAGCACTCCTATGCGCAAATTGACACTCATTGCCACTTGCCTCAGCGCACTGTTATTCACCCCAGCCTATGCCCAGAGTGAATATCAGGCATTTAGCGAATTTGGCGCCAATCCCGGTGAGTTAACCGCCTCCTATTTATCGCCCGAAGGCCCAAGCCAAGATGCGCTCGTAGTGCTGCTGCACGGCTGTGTGCAGGATGGCGTGGAACTGGCCAACAATAGCGGTTTAACCGCCCTCGCCCAAGAGAAAAAGTTTAGCTTACTGGTGCCACAACAGAGTTTTGATAACAATGTAAAGCGTTGTTATAACTGGTTTTCAGCGCAGGATACTCAGGTGGATAGCGGCGAGATGCTATCGCTGAAAAACATGATAGCCAAAGCCCAATCCCAATCCGGCGCAAAGCGAGTTTATGTGATTGGCCTGTCCGCCGGTGGCGCCATGGCCAGCGCCGCACTGGTTAACTATCCCGATTTATTCACCGCAGGCGCGGTGATCGCAGGCCTGCCTTACCCCTGCGCCGATAACCTGACCAAAGCCATTTCCTGCATGAAAAAGGGCCCAGCAGAGTCTGTTGAAGAACTGGTGAGTTTTGCCAAACAAGTGCACCCAAACCAACAACACTGGCCCGCCTTAACCGTGTGGACAGGGCAAAATGATGTGGTGGTGAATCCTGAAAATGCCAAACAACTCTCGGCCCAGTGGGTCGCACTGACCCAAGCGAATAAAACACCAAGAGTCGAACAATATGCCGACTATAGTGTTAGCACTTGGTCCGATACGAGTGGCAATAACCTTATTTCGTTAGTCGAAATAAATAATATGGGCCATGGCATTGCCGTTAATCCAGATATTAAAAACGGTGGAAACACGGGAGACTTTTTACTAAAAGCTCCTATCAGCAGCATGCCAGAAATAATCAATCTTTGGGGAATATAGGGTTTAATAATAAATAAACCTTGAGTATCGATATTCAACGTATCGGTATAAAAATAAAAACAATGAGTTAAAAACACATACTACTATAGTACCGATTTAAATTTTAAATAATTACTATAGAGTCAATGTGAATCAGAAAAATAGTAGTAAGTACCAACCTTTAAAAAATAAATACTACAACGGGAAATCTGTATGAAACAGAATACTATCAAAATGAGTTGCATTGCTTTAGCTATCTCATCTGCATTGGCAGCACAATATGCTGTTGCTGAGGATGAAAATAGCACCGGGGAGAAGCAAGCTACCTTAGAACGCATTGAAGTCACCGCTCGTAAGTCCATTGAGAGCCTGCAAAACGTACCTGTTGCAGTGACCTCGGTCAGTGCTGACGATTTGGCGGAAAATGGCATCAGCGTGATGACTGAAATCCAGCAATTTTCACCCAACACCACGCTGCAATCCAGTCGTGGCACTAACTCTACCCTCACGGCCTTTATTCGCGGTGTCGGTCAAGAAGATCCGCTCTGGGGCTATGAGCCCGGCGTCGGTATCTATATCGACGATGTGTATATCGCCCGCCCACAGGGCGCGGTGCTCGATATCCTCGATGTGCAACGTATCGAAGTACTGCGTGGTCCACAGGGCACCCTCTATGGTAAAAATACCATCGGCGGCGCGGTCAAATACGTGACCAAGAAGATGAGCGGTGACGCTGAGTTAAACCTCAATGCCACCATCGGCAGCTACAACCAGCAAGACTACAAAATAGCAGGTCAATTACCTTTAATTGATAACAAGCTGTATATTGGTGGCGCCTTCGCAAGCTTAAATCGCGATGGTTATGGTGACTTCATCACCTCAGCATTACCAGATCAAGATACTGAAAACTATAACAAAGATGTTATGGCGGGCCGTGTGAGCTTAGAATACACGCCAACCGACGATCTGTTTATGCGCCTCAACTACGATAAAACCACAGATGAGTCGAATTCAAAGGGGGGCTACCGCATGCTCCCCAGTGTCCTGACCGATGCCCCAGTACCAGACAGCAAATACGACTCTTACACCAGTATGCCAACCTGGAACAAAGTGGAAACCGAAGGTTGGGGGCTGACCATTGAATACGGCTTGAACGATGATTGGACACTGAAATCCGTGACCTCATCCCGCGAAAGCTATTCGCCCACCAACATCGACTTTGACAACACCAGCCTGCGTATTTTGGACGTTCCAGCCATCTACGATGACGAGCAATTTAGTCAGGAATTCCAAGCTAACTACGACGGCGATAATTTGAAACTCGTATCAGGCCTTTATTACTTTAAAGGCGATTCCTGCGGGATGTTCGATTCCATCCTGTATGAATATTACAAAGCTTATGGTGGTCTTACTCGTGAAGTTCGTGGTTGCAACAACAGTGAAAGCTATGCCGCCTACGCTCAGGGCTCTTACGACATCACGGATAAATTGTCGATGACCGCAGGTTTGCGTTATACCCGCGAAACGAAGGATGCCACTGTCTATAACGGCATCATGTTTACGACGCTTTATCCCGAAACAGGTTGGATCCCAGGATATGTTCGCGATGAAGATGCCATCAACGCCAGTATTCCTAAGGTGTTAGATGATGAGGAAACCTGGTCGAAACTCAATCCACGCTTAGGTTTAGAGTACCAACTCAGCGACGATATGATGCTCTTTACCAGCTATTCACAGGGCTTCAAGTCGGGCACCTTTAACCCAAGGGCAACGGGACCAGAACCCGCAGTAGACCCAGAAGTCGTTGACTCCTATGAACTGGGTATAAAGAGTGAATGGTTTGACAGGCTGCGAGTTAACGCAACCGCCTTCTACTTAGACCATAAAGACAGACAGTTCGTGACCGTATTACCCGGTGAAAACGCGTCCGATCTTAACCAACGTCTAGGCAACATTGGTAAATCGACGGCCACGGGTCTAGAACTCGAAGTGGAATACGCCGCGACTGAGTCATTGAATCTGTTCGCGACTCTGGGCTTAATCGATGCCAGCTTCGAGGAAGTGATCTCCTACGATAGCGATGGAAACCGCATCGATATCAGCGACACTTACACTATCACCAACACCCCTGATACCACGGCAAACGTTGGATTTAGCTACAATATCGACACGGATATCGGCAGCTTTGTGGCCAATGGTAACTACTACTATCGCAGCGACTACGACTTAGCCGTAGTAAATAACCTGTTGAGCCAAGACGGCTATGGCCTGTTAAACCTCGGCTTGAACTGGTACAGCAACGACGGTCACTGGCAAGCGGGTCTGCATTGGAAAAACGTCACTAACGAAGAATATCTGGTCGGTAACTACGCCTTCGTCACCCCAGATGGTAATGGCGGATATATTCCAGGTTTAGGTGGTGACAATACATTAATTGGTTATTATGGCGATCCAGAGACTATCTCTCTCACTGTTGGCTATAATTTCTAGAATATAATGTTATTGACGCATAATAATAACCGACTCCCATGAGTCGGTTATTAATTTAACGGCTTTAAATATTATCTAGCATTAATTTCCAATAGGATTAAACTTGGTTAAAAAATAAAGGGAACGGATTATGTCTCAGATAAAAGTCGCCATTGCTGATGATCATCCATTATTTCGTACAGCCTTAACGCAAGCTGTTCTCAAGAATGTGAATACAGCGGAAGTATTGGAAGCAGAAAACTTTCAAGAATTAATTACGCTCGTTGAGAATAATCCTGATATTGAACTGATCTTTCTCGATTTACATATGCCCGGCAATGAGGGCTTTACTGGCTTAACTCTACTACAGAATCATTTTCCCGATATCGCGGTGATCATGGTGTCCTCCGATGATCAGCCCGAGATTATCCGTAAGGCCATTAACTTTGGCGCCAGTGCGTTTATCCCCAAATCCGCCAGCTTAACCCAGATCTCCACCGCGATTGCTACTGTGCTCGAAGGGGAAGTCTGGCTACCGGAACACACGGATATCAATGTCGATCAGCAAACCGCTGCCGAGCATCAACGTTTAGCGAAGCAACTGGCGCAATTAACCCCACAGCAGTACACAGTGCTGGCCAGCATTGCCAATGGACGCTTAAACAAGCAGATCGCCTATGATCTTGATATTAAAGAGACCACGGTAAAGAAACACGTGTCGGCGATACTGGTTAAACTCGAAGTCTACAACCGCACTCAGGCAGGCTTAGTCTTCCAACAGTTGATGATAACCAGCAACGATAAACCGCCGATCAGCGCCTAACTAACCTAGGCTCCAGAATTCAAACCTAAAGAAAAACAGTGGCACTAAGCCACTGTTTTTTTTATCCGCATTTATTAATGCCAGAACCACGATAGTGCAGAGTTAAGACAATTGCTTAATTAATCGTTTTAAGGCGGTGGCTTTAACGGGTTTACGCACAAAACTGAACTGTGCGCTGCTGGTGTGTTGTCGCACGGATTCAGACGGATCTGCCGAGCAGATAATGCAGGTCGGACGCTGACTACTAAACACAGGATGAGTGAGTAAGCTTTGCACCAGATCGACACCGTTTTGGTCATCATCCAAGTGGTAATCGGCAATGATAAGCTTCGGCAACACCTGCTGCGCAAGTTGCTGCTCGGCACTTGCTTTATCCCGTGCAGTGAGTACATGGCAGCCCCAGCCTAACAGCAATGAGGAGATGGCCTTTAGCATTAACTCATCGTTATCTATGACTAACACGCTGATATTAAAGCTATCGTTTACGCCTTCCTCTTCGCTGCGTAGCTTAACCACATTACTGGGATTACTGGGTTTAGCCTGAGCGAATACGCGCGGCACTTCAACACTAAAACAGGTGCCCTTACCCACCTCTGAGTGCAACCTAATCTTAAGCCCGAGTAACTTAGCGATGCGATCGCAAATCGCCAGTCCCAGCCCAAGCCCTGGGATCTCCCGCGTTTGTTCGAGGCGCTCAAACTCGCCGAAAATCGCCTGCTGTTTATCTTGAGGAATGCCGGGGCCATTGTCCCATACTTGAATGAGCAGGCTATGTTCGAGCCGCCTCACACCCAGCAGCACCTTAGGCACAAAATCGGCTTGTGATAGCTTAGGCAAAGCCGCGCTGGCATTGAGCGACAGCGGCGTTTGCCGATTCACCGCGCCAGCAGGGGAATAATGGAACGCATTGGAGAGGAAATTTTGAATAATCCGTCGCAGCAAACGTTGATCGCTTTGCACTAAACAGGAGGAGAACTGATAGGAAAAATCTATGCCCTGCTCGGCGGAAAGTGCTTTAAACTCATTCACTAAGGTTGAGAGTAAATCATTGAGCGCAAATTGGCTCAGCTCGGTTTTAAGGCTGCTGCTATCGAGGCGGGAGATTTCCACCAGATCGGATAACAGGCTCTCCACCACATTTAGGGAGGCTTCAATATGGGTGGCGAGATCCTTGAGTTCGGTCGACGTCACCCGCTGTTTGAGCATCTCGGTAAACAGAGTGAGTGCGTTAAAGGGCTGCATTAAATCGTGGCTCGCCGCCGCTAAGAAGCGTGTCTTACTGCTATTAGCCGCCTCGGCTTCGGCCTTGGCTTTAGCGAGTTCCCTTGTGCGGCTTTCGACCCGCTTTTCGAGGTTTTCGTTAGCCAGTTGCAGGGCTTTTTCGGCCTGAATATGGGCGGTAATGTCGGTAAAGGTACTGACAAAGCCGCCACCCGGCATGGCTTGACCACGGATCTCCAGTACCTTGCCATCGAGCATAGTGCGCTGGAAATGGTGTGGGCTGCCGCTACGCATATGGGCGAGGCGTTTTTCCACCAGCTCATGGGCCTCATCACCCACAATAATGCCGCGCTCGATATTAAACCGCAGCAGCGTCTCTATCGGTATACCAGCTTTTACCAAATCTTTAGGATAATCAAGCAATTCAATATAGCGTTTGTTCCATGCAACTAGGCGCATATCGGCATCGACTACGCTGATCCCCTGCTCGATGTTTTCTACCCCTGATTGCAGCAGCTCGCGGTTAAACTCGAAGATCTGGTTGGCCTCATCGACTATGCTGACCACATCCTCCAGCGGTACTTGCTGGGAGCGTGAGGCGGCATTCATCACCATCCGCGTCGAGGCAGACCCTAGTACCCCCGACAGCTTAAGACGGGTGTAATCCACCAGCTCCTCGCGCCGTGTGGCTAATTGCAATTCCGAACCAAGTACTTTCGCCCTAGCCTGCAGGGCATCGGCTTCTTCCTTGTTGATAAAGCGGTGTAATAGGCTCGCCAGATCCTCAACCGAGAGGTGCCTTTCCAGCGCCACCTGTTTACGGTTAACAAACACATCGGCTTGGAGCACCTCCCCCACACTCTGCTCTTTCAGCAACGAAATCAGCACAAAACAACCGACGTTCGCGAGCAAACTATACAGTAGGCCGTGGCTGATATTATCCAGCCCCGTCAGGCCAAATAGCGCGGTTGGAGTTAACCATGGAATATTCAACAAGCCTTGGGTGACCCAGAGTGCATCGGGAAAGGTCGCGGGCAGCAGCAAGGTATAGAGCCAGACTAAACTGCCCATCAACATGCCCCAAAAGGCCCCTTGGGTGGTGGCGCGGCGCCAATAGAGCGCGCCCACGGCGGCGGGAAAAAACTGCGACAGCAGCACAAAGGATAATAAGCCAATGCTGGCCAAGTGATTCTGCTGATCGATATAACGCTCGAAGGCAAAGGCCGATAGCAGAATCGCCGCTATCGATATCCGCCGTAAATTGAGCAATATCCCCGCAAGCTGCGGTGTCTGTTGCGAGCTAAATTTCGGCAATCTCAGCAGCAATGGAGTCAAAATCTCGGTCGAAATCATGGTGCTGAGTACAATCGCCGCCACAATGACCATGGCCGTTGCCGCCGCAAGGCCGCCAATATACACCAAGACCCCAAGCCAAGCCTGCTGATAGAAGAGTGGTAAGGTCAGCACGTAGGTGTCGGCATCGACACTGCCGCCGGGAAAGCTAATCTGCCCCGCAAGCGCGATAGGCAATACAAAGGCATTAATCAGCAGCAGATACAGTGGCACCATCCAACGGGCGGCTTTTAACTCTTTGGCATGATGATTTTCAATCATCATCATGTGGAATTCCTGTGGCAGCGCATAGATGGTAATGGCGCCCAGCAGAATTTGTGACAGCACAAAATAGAGTGAATTCCCCTCAGAACTCGGCGGTAAGTGCTGACCCCGAGCGAGCAAATCACTAAAACCATCAAACACATAGAAAGTCGCGAACAACCCAACCGTGGTGAGCGCAAACAGCTTAACGATAGAGCTAAAGGCAATCGCCAGAACCAACCCTTGATTTTGTTTACTGGCCGAAAGCTGCCGTGTACCGAATAAGATACTAAAGATAATCAACACGATAGTAACGATAAACGCCGTGCTGATCCCAGACTGAAAGGTACCCGTTAAGAGGTCGAAGCTGGTACTTATCGCCCTCAGTTGCAGCGCGATATAGGGAATAGTGCCAAAGAGGGACACCATGGCAACGCTGGCGGCAATTTTAGGCGAGCGGTCGAAGCGGCAGGCGATAAAGTCGGCAATCGAGGTCAGGTTTTGGCTTTTGATGATCTGCAATGTGCGCATCAACATAGGCCACGCCAATACTAGGCAGATTATCGAACCTATGTAGATGGGCGCTAACCAAGCGCCCGTGGTCGCCGCTTGCCCAACCGTGCCGTAAAACGCCCACGAAGTACAACACACCCCCAAGGATAAACTGTACACCCAAGGGCGTTTACGCCATTGATCAATCGCCTGATTTTGCCCCCATTGGGCGACAATAAACAGCACAGCCAAATAGACAATCGATATAACGCTGATCCACCAAGTATCAACAGACAACCACGCCAGCAAGATATTCCCCAATCAACCTGTATACACCCAGCCAAACTACACTAGACAAACAAATTGTTAAACACTTGATAACAGCACGGTGCACTAAGGTAGTACTTATTTATCCCCCCCCATCGGCTAACCTACGGCCAATATTGACTCGAGGTTTTAAACAACTATGCCGATAAAAATTACCCATAAATATCTCGTAGAAGGCTTGGTTTTTACCAGTTACGTCTTATTTGCAATGGCATGGGTTGGCGGCACCGCGAGTATGAATAACATCATGGCCTCGATGCATATCGAGAGTTATGCCTCCGCCAGTTTATTGAGCGGCGCTGTCACCTTAGCCAAAATTGTCGGCACCTTTGCTGCGGCCTATCTCACCCTCAAATTTGGGGTGAAGTATGCGTTTTTAGTCGCGGCGTTATTGATAGTCACAGGCATCATGACACCCTTCGCTCCAAACTATGAGTTACTGCTGGTGAGCCGCTTTTTAATGGGGCTGGGCGGCGCCTTTATGATTGTCTATTTCAACCCGATTGTGATGCACTGGTTCGCCCCCGAAGAACGCCCAGTGATCAATGGATTAAACGCGGTGGCCTTTAATGTGGGCACTGCTATCGTGCTTTGGGGCATGCCGAGCATCAACGCCATCAGCGGCGGTTGGCAACAAAGCCTGTTGGTGTTTTCCCTGGCCAGTCTGGTACTGGCGCTACTCTGGTTATTGGTGAAGTTTGAACAAGCCCCTAGCCATCAAGCCAATGCACAACAAGATAACACCCACTCATACTCCTATCTCGATGGCTTAAAAGACGGCTTTAACTGGGCCTATGCCCTCACCTACTCGGGATTATTATCCTTTTATATTTGCCTATTCACCTTTTATCCGCAGGCGGGCATCAGCCAGAGTAAGTGGGTGATTGGTTTTGGGATTGTCGGCACCATAGCGGGGATACTCTACAGCCGTAAACAGCCCCTGCGCCTGCCGATTATTCGCCTCAGCGGCCTGCTTATTTTCTTAACCGTGTTAGGGCTCTCCTTCGGCTCGGCGCCTTGGCTGCAAACCCTGTGCGCTATCGTCTTAGGCTTTTGCATCTTTTTACCCGTCACCGCTTTAGTCTCGATTCCCCACGAGTTACCTAAGATGACCAGTCAAAAAATCACGGTGATTTTTAGCCTGTTTTGGTCCATCAGCTATCTGATTTCGACCTTAGTGCTATGGCTGTTTGGCAAGCTAGTTGATATCAACCAAGGCAGTTACTTTGCCTCGTTTGTGCTGATCACTCTGTTAAGCGCCACTGTGTTTATTGGCAGCTATTTTCTCCCCGAAACCGGACAAGCTAAGGAGTAAGCATGCAAGTTTCCCCACGCGGTACCGCTTCAGCAAAACTGACTGATTTTCTTGAGTTAGCGAACCAGAATATCGCCCTCGCGAAACAGCAAAATATTCAATACAGCCCACAACTGCTGCGGGAAAACTTGAATAAACTCGCGGCCCTGATGAGTGCTAAGCCTGAGGTGAGTTATATCGCCGATAAGGCATGGCAAGTTAAAGATGCGCAGCATGGCGACAGGGAAATTGGTTGCCGAGTTTATAGCCCTGCGCCCAACAAAGCGCTACCCGTGGTATTACATTTTCACGGCGGCGGCCATATGTGCGGCAGTGTGGAACTATACGACCCTATCTGTCGTCACCTTGCCAGTATCGCTCAATGTGTGGTGATCAGTGTTGAGTATCGCCTCGCGCCCGAACATCCCTATCCGGCGGGACTTGAAGACTGCGAATATGCCCTGCGCCACTATCAAAGCGTGCTGACTGAGGTGCAATACCAACAAGGTGTGAGCATCATGGGTGACAGTGCCGGTGGCGCGCTATGCACTAGCCTTAGCCAACGCAGCCTCAGCGACAGCACACTTAACATCGCCAAACAGATCTTGGTGTATCCCAGCGTGGATTACACTATGGCGAGCGCTTCCTATCAGAGTAATGGTGCGGGTTTCTTGCTCGAAACCCCGAGGGTGCAATGGTACTTCGAGCAATATTTTCAAGAAGTGGCTAAGGATGCCGAGCGAGTCAAACAAGCTTCCCCCTTACATGGCGAGTTCAACGCCAAACTGCCTAGCACCTTGATATTTACCGCGGGCTGCGACCCTCTGCGGGATGAAGGCATTGCCTATGCCAACGCCTTAACGGCGGCTGGCGTGCAGGTGCAGCACCATCAATTTGAAGACATGATCCACGCCTATATGCTGCTGCAGGATTTGGTTACAGAAGAATGCCTTGCGACCTACCGTATGATTGCCGCGTTTTTAGCTGAGCCCATAACCGCTAACACTCGCTAGCTCGCCCATTCAAACTCTCCCTCAAAGCACCTACACCCAAGATATGCTTGTAGGTGCTTATTTTTTAAGTAGTCATTAGCGGGAGGACATCATTAAAAAATACAGCTATACCCCAAATTACTCGCTATAAATCACGCCAATTTTCCCATTTAAAAATGGCACTTGGATTAATTGTTCATTCGTCCAAGGTGTAAGGTAACCAATTGATATAGCATTAGTTCCCAATTCACCCTCACCATAGGCGTACTCGTGACTAGTGTGAACCTCAATCAGCTCAGGAGTGAGCAATGACCATACAGTGACAACATCAACCCTGAACTCAACAGGCACGATATTACAAGCATGAATAAACTCGACCACTTTAGCCGCTATTTCATCGCGCAACGTCTCGCTC encodes:
- a CDS encoding TonB-dependent receptor; the encoded protein is MKQNTIKMSCIALAISSALAAQYAVAEDENSTGEKQATLERIEVTARKSIESLQNVPVAVTSVSADDLAENGISVMTEIQQFSPNTTLQSSRGTNSTLTAFIRGVGQEDPLWGYEPGVGIYIDDVYIARPQGAVLDILDVQRIEVLRGPQGTLYGKNTIGGAVKYVTKKMSGDAELNLNATIGSYNQQDYKIAGQLPLIDNKLYIGGAFASLNRDGYGDFITSALPDQDTENYNKDVMAGRVSLEYTPTDDLFMRLNYDKTTDESNSKGGYRMLPSVLTDAPVPDSKYDSYTSMPTWNKVETEGWGLTIEYGLNDDWTLKSVTSSRESYSPTNIDFDNTSLRILDVPAIYDDEQFSQEFQANYDGDNLKLVSGLYYFKGDSCGMFDSILYEYYKAYGGLTREVRGCNNSESYAAYAQGSYDITDKLSMTAGLRYTRETKDATVYNGIMFTTLYPETGWIPGYVRDEDAINASIPKVLDDEETWSKLNPRLGLEYQLSDDMMLFTSYSQGFKSGTFNPRATGPEPAVDPEVVDSYELGIKSEWFDRLRVNATAFYLDHKDRQFVTVLPGENASDLNQRLGNIGKSTATGLELEVEYAATESLNLFATLGLIDASFEEVISYDSDGNRIDISDTYTITNTPDTTANVGFSYNIDTDIGSFVANGNYYYRSDYDLAVVNNLLSQDGYGLLNLGLNWYSNDGHWQAGLHWKNVTNEEYLVGNYAFVTPDGNGGYIPGLGGDNTLIGYYGDPETISLTVGYNF
- a CDS encoding response regulator transcription factor, with product MSQIKVAIADDHPLFRTALTQAVLKNVNTAEVLEAENFQELITLVENNPDIELIFLDLHMPGNEGFTGLTLLQNHFPDIAVIMVSSDDQPEIIRKAINFGASAFIPKSASLTQISTAIATVLEGEVWLPEHTDINVDQQTAAEHQRLAKQLAQLTPQQYTVLASIANGRLNKQIAYDLDIKETTVKKHVSAILVKLEVYNRTQAGLVFQQLMITSNDKPPISA